In one Roseburia intestinalis L1-82 genomic region, the following are encoded:
- a CDS encoding flagellar hook protein FlgE, with amino-acid sequence MMRSMYSAVSGLKTHQTKMDVIGNNIANVNTVAFKSSSVVFQDVLYQMTSNASGANAATGTGGVNAKQIGLGVTTGATNLSITTSGAAETTGRAFDIRLSDQSTTNFFVVNNGSENLFTRAGSFYVDGAGNLCMTSTGYTVMGWQVDPTTGNIKKDTVSALRVMQTSNLTSAPEATTQANVSGIIDKNDKDVLSDNGLVKTLTFFDNLGYSYTARFAMKSTGTDGKYTVELEKILNSDGTTFYDPETSKVDLSDIFGAKTTNATLGTYSQVQSGYYYDSASNKFYVGSDANGTEISWNQATNSFTDGKNPATTYSLKQVYGIPDAMVSKIANKQATAAIANGTLTISGDVTDYAIDFSTKDGTFTGVGARTSNNKTNSVTLNMSKLGNNPTQFDDITIDFSGLKDANNGGKSTAVMSTGSIDDGVTGKGKKLGAMIGISIDNNGLITGIYDNGNKETLGQIAVAQFANASGLEKVGENCYRTTLNSGEFDGIGDEISADGSSMTSGELEMSNVDLSTEFTQMIITQRGFQANSRIITTSDTLLEELVNLKR; translated from the coding sequence ATGATGAGATCAATGTACTCTGCTGTGTCAGGTCTTAAGACACATCAGACAAAAATGGACGTTATTGGTAACAATATCGCCAACGTAAACACAGTAGCTTTTAAATCATCCTCAGTTGTATTTCAGGATGTTTTATATCAGATGACAAGTAATGCATCCGGTGCGAACGCAGCAACAGGTACCGGTGGTGTGAATGCAAAACAGATCGGTCTTGGTGTTACGACCGGTGCAACAAACTTAAGCATCACAACTTCCGGTGCGGCTGAAACAACCGGACGTGCATTCGATATCCGTTTATCAGACCAGTCTACGACAAACTTTTTTGTAGTTAACAACGGTTCTGAGAACCTGTTTACCAGAGCCGGTTCTTTCTATGTAGATGGTGCCGGTAACTTATGTATGACATCCACCGGTTATACAGTTATGGGATGGCAGGTAGATCCGACAACAGGAAATATCAAGAAGGATACCGTATCTGCACTTCGTGTCATGCAGACATCCAACCTGACATCTGCTCCGGAGGCAACCACACAGGCAAATGTTTCCGGTATTATTGATAAAAATGATAAGGATGTATTGTCAGACAACGGACTTGTCAAAACACTGACTTTTTTTGATAATCTCGGTTATTCCTATACAGCGCGTTTTGCAATGAAATCTACCGGAACAGATGGAAAATATACGGTGGAACTGGAAAAGATTTTAAATAGTGATGGAACAACATTCTATGATCCGGAAACCAGCAAAGTTGATCTGAGTGATATATTTGGAGCAAAAACAACGAATGCTACACTTGGAACATACAGCCAGGTTCAGAGTGGTTATTACTATGATTCTGCTAGCAATAAATTCTATGTAGGAAGTGATGCAAATGGTACAGAAATCTCTTGGAATCAGGCAACAAATTCTTTTACGGATGGAAAAAATCCAGCAACTACATACAGCCTGAAACAGGTATATGGAATCCCAGATGCAATGGTTTCCAAGATTGCAAACAAGCAGGCAACAGCTGCAATCGCAAATGGAACTCTGACGATTTCCGGAGATGTAACTGATTACGCGATCGACTTCAGCACAAAAGATGGTACGTTTACAGGTGTTGGAGCAAGAACATCCAACAATAAGACAAATTCTGTTACACTTAATATGAGTAAGCTGGGAAATAATCCGACCCAGTTTGATGATATTACCATTGATTTTTCGGGACTGAAAGATGCAAACAACGGTGGTAAATCCACAGCGGTTATGTCTACAGGATCTATAGATGATGGTGTGACAGGAAAAGGAAAGAAATTAGGTGCCATGATCGGTATTTCCATCGATAACAATGGTCTTATCACAGGTATCTATGATAATGGTAATAAAGAGACACTTGGACAGATCGCTGTTGCACAGTTTGCAAATGCATCCGGTCTTGAAAAGGTTGGAGAGAACTGTTACCGTACAACCTTAAACTCAGGTGAATTTGATGGAATTGGTGATGAGATTTCTGCGGACGGAAGTTCCATGACATCCGGAGAACTTGAAATGTCTAACGTAGACTTGTCCACGGAGTTCACACAGATGATCATCACACAGCGTGGTTTCCAGGCAAACTCCCGTATCATCACAACATCAGATACCCTCTTAGAGGAACTGGTTAATCTGAAACGTTAA
- a CDS encoding TIGR02530 family flagellar biosynthesis protein, which translates to MNKISNQFVSIEQVTDQYLTRKSTDAVTSSGVSFEDILKQKQDAKAGGTLKFSKHATMRLMDRNINLSEEQNERLETGVFKAGEKGIRESLVIVDSLAFIVNVPNRTVVTAMDRTESDDNIYTNIDGAVIT; encoded by the coding sequence ATGAATAAGATCAGTAACCAGTTTGTTTCCATTGAGCAGGTAACTGACCAGTATCTGACTCGGAAAAGCACGGATGCGGTAACTTCGAGCGGTGTCTCCTTTGAAGATATTTTAAAGCAGAAGCAGGATGCAAAAGCAGGTGGGACACTCAAATTTTCCAAGCATGCCACGATGCGCCTGATGGATCGTAATATCAATCTGTCAGAGGAACAGAATGAACGACTTGAGACAGGCGTTTTTAAGGCTGGTGAAAAGGGAATCAGAGAATCGTTAGTAATTGTTGATTCACTCGCTTTTATCGTAAATGTTCCGAACAGGACAGTCGTTACAGCAATGGACCGGACAGAGTCCGATGATAATATTTATACCAATATTGATGGTGCTGTGATCACGTAG
- a CDS encoding flagellar hook assembly protein FlgD: MALIQPVEDGKIPKDTSTTSKSDTSNDLGYDQFLQLLCAEMQYQDPLEPTSNTEYVAQLATFSQMEATLGMQSTIESSNANALVGKYVIIKTTSSTGETTATEGFVDYVQKENGEQKICVNGVLYSLSDVYQVADTEYMEAETLAKTFAAAVAKLPNAAQLTLSDKDDVKNLKTYYDNLNSYQQSKIDTDTLKKYQELLAQMEKLAGKDWYKSTSSSTGTTTDTKTDTDTKTDTTTGTDTTTDTKTDTDKT, encoded by the coding sequence ATGGCATTAATTCAGCCCGTTGAAGACGGAAAAATACCAAAGGATACCAGTACTACAAGCAAATCGGATACCAGCAATGACCTTGGCTATGACCAGTTCTTACAGCTGTTATGTGCAGAGATGCAGTATCAGGATCCGTTAGAGCCTACCAGCAATACGGAGTATGTTGCACAGCTTGCTACATTTTCACAGATGGAAGCAACACTTGGTATGCAGAGTACAATCGAGAGCAGCAATGCAAATGCACTTGTTGGAAAATATGTTATTATCAAGACAACATCTTCGACTGGAGAAACAACAGCAACAGAGGGATTTGTTGATTATGTACAGAAAGAAAACGGTGAGCAGAAGATCTGTGTAAATGGGGTGTTATATTCACTTTCTGATGTATATCAGGTTGCAGATACCGAATACATGGAGGCAGAGACACTTGCTAAGACGTTTGCAGCAGCGGTTGCTAAATTGCCGAATGCAGCACAGCTTACATTAAGTGACAAAGATGATGTCAAGAATTTAAAGACATATTACGATAATCTGAATTCTTATCAGCAGTCAAAGATCGATACAGATACTTTGAAAAAATATCAGGAACTGCTTGCACAGATGGAAAAACTTGCAGGAAAAGACTGGTATAAAAGTACTTCATCATCGACAGGTACAACAACAGATACAAAAACAGATACAGATACAAAAACAGATACGACAACAGGAACAGATACAACAACAGACACAAAGACAGATACAGATAAAACCTGA
- a CDS encoding flagellar hook-length control protein FliK: MGSTRVSEVAGIMSIGQGGQTLTGTKEGDLKVQFAEVMSQMTTQVGGGYNYGGQNSRQDVAAVTGNSSVADDYERYQNAAGSIKDNSAGKTDIQSENADEKLAAFDEDVRQVLKDKLGVTDEEIADAMQKLGLTVADLIQPNQLAQLTAELTGCENVGELLCNSSFMEIVNEIGELSQNLLDELGMTPQMFTEMAAATDTNVNAEQLPADIQVPENDNAVQTAADAVPEQMISDAKDDKTVQTVLNADEVETQKPEDNIVLQKEVADNVKDTDDVNDGLMPEKTEEPDVKTESDKGQQTGSKNESGNASGQTAFVNQEHVADPAAVKTPENVPEFSRQLDTLDLIRQVTEFTKITVREAQTTMEMQLNPEHLGKIYIEVTTKEGNVSAHIMTQNELVKEALEAQMAELKQSMNQAGVKVDAVEVTVGSHEFEKNLEQNAKQEERQAEEQEKASPKTRRINLDELDELSGVMSEEEALVAQIMADHGNSVDYTA; encoded by the coding sequence ATGGGAAGCACGCGCGTTTCAGAAGTGGCTGGAATTATGTCCATAGGACAGGGCGGCCAGACACTGACCGGAACAAAAGAAGGCGATCTGAAAGTTCAGTTTGCAGAAGTGATGAGCCAGATGACAACCCAGGTTGGAGGCGGTTACAATTATGGTGGACAGAACAGCAGACAGGATGTGGCAGCTGTAACCGGAAACAGTAGTGTGGCAGATGATTATGAACGTTATCAGAATGCTGCGGGCAGTATAAAAGATAATTCAGCAGGCAAAACGGACATTCAATCAGAAAATGCGGATGAAAAGTTAGCTGCATTTGATGAGGATGTGAGACAGGTTTTGAAAGATAAACTTGGTGTGACAGATGAAGAAATCGCAGATGCCATGCAGAAGTTAGGACTTACTGTTGCAGATCTGATACAGCCGAATCAGCTTGCGCAGCTTACAGCTGAACTCACAGGATGTGAAAATGTTGGAGAACTGCTGTGCAACAGTTCATTTATGGAAATTGTAAATGAAATTGGAGAGTTGTCACAGAACCTGTTAGATGAACTTGGAATGACACCGCAGATGTTTACTGAGATGGCTGCTGCAACAGACACAAATGTGAATGCAGAGCAGTTACCGGCGGATATTCAGGTGCCGGAAAATGACAACGCAGTACAGACGGCAGCAGATGCTGTGCCGGAGCAGATGATTTCAGATGCAAAAGATGATAAAACAGTACAGACAGTTTTAAATGCAGATGAAGTGGAAACACAGAAGCCGGAGGACAACATTGTTCTGCAGAAAGAAGTCGCAGATAATGTGAAGGATACCGATGACGTGAATGATGGTCTGATGCCGGAGAAAACAGAAGAACCGGATGTAAAGACAGAGTCAGATAAGGGACAGCAGACAGGCAGTAAAAATGAATCTGGGAATGCATCGGGTCAGACAGCATTTGTGAATCAGGAACATGTGGCAGATCCGGCAGCAGTAAAAACACCGGAAAATGTGCCGGAATTTTCAAGACAGCTTGACACTTTAGATCTGATCCGTCAGGTAACAGAATTTACAAAAATCACTGTCCGTGAAGCACAGACGACGATGGAGATGCAGTTGAACCCGGAACACCTTGGCAAGATTTATATCGAAGTAACGACCAAGGAAGGAAATGTATCTGCTCATATTATGACACAGAACGAACTGGTAAAAGAAGCGTTAGAAGCGCAGATGGCAGAACTCAAACAGAGTATGAACCAGGCAGGTGTGAAGGTGGATGCCGTAGAAGTTACGGTTGGAAGCCATGAGTTTGAAAAAAACTTAGAGCAGAATGCAAAACAGGAAGAGAGACAGGCAGAGGAGCAGGAAAAAGCTTCGCCAAAGACTAGAAGAATCAACTTAGATGAGTTAGATGAACTCTCCGGAGTCATGAGTGAGGAAGAAGCCCTTGTGGCGCAGATTATGGCAGATCACGGTAATTCCGTAGATTATACTGCTTAA
- a CDS encoding MotE family protein, with protein MAEEKEEVVDKKAEEKQRKKEEAKQKKAQHAAESDELEEESGGSKVAVFFVSLLIIVVWFAIIALLIKWDVGGFGSGVLAPILKDVPYVNKILPDDAVEQVSTEDSAYAYDTMADAVERIKELEKELADAQNASSANADYISQLEAQSQELQQYKENEAEFEKEKQSFYEDVVFSDVAPDIEEYKKYYESIDPANAEVLYKQVVAQTAEDEQLDDYIKTYSSMKPKEAAAIFDTMTDNLKLVAQILDGMDADSRAAILGKMTSDTAAKVTEIMKPSE; from the coding sequence ATGGCAGAAGAAAAAGAAGAAGTTGTAGATAAAAAAGCTGAAGAAAAACAAAGAAAAAAAGAAGAGGCAAAGCAGAAGAAAGCACAGCATGCAGCAGAGAGCGATGAACTTGAAGAAGAAAGCGGCGGCAGCAAAGTTGCGGTATTTTTTGTTTCCCTTCTGATCATAGTTGTATGGTTTGCAATTATTGCCCTTCTGATTAAATGGGATGTTGGAGGATTTGGATCAGGCGTGCTTGCACCGATCCTGAAAGATGTCCCTTATGTAAATAAGATTTTACCGGATGATGCGGTGGAACAGGTTTCAACAGAGGACAGTGCTTATGCGTATGATACGATGGCAGATGCGGTTGAGCGCATTAAAGAACTTGAAAAAGAACTGGCAGATGCACAGAATGCATCGTCTGCAAATGCGGATTATATCAGCCAGTTAGAAGCTCAATCACAGGAATTACAGCAATATAAGGAAAACGAGGCAGAATTTGAAAAGGAAAAGCAGAGCTTCTATGAGGATGTTGTCTTTTCTGATGTAGCCCCGGATATTGAGGAATATAAGAAATATTACGAAAGCATCGATCCTGCAAATGCAGAAGTACTGTATAAGCAGGTAGTGGCACAGACGGCAGAGGATGAGCAGCTTGATGATTACATCAAAACATATTCATCCATGAAGCCAAAAGAGGCAGCAGCAATTTTTGATACCATGACAGACAACCTGAAACTGGTTGCACAGATTTTAGATGGTATGGATGCAGATTCAAGAGCTGCTATTCTTGGTAAAATGACTTCTGATACCGCTGCAAAGGTAACAGAGATCATGAAACCTTCAGAATAG
- the fliJ gene encoding flagellar export protein FliJ, whose product MAKFRYRMQNILDIKEKMENQAKTAYGMANAKLAAEQQKLQDILIRRAGYESKARELVSGSINVLEIRECRKAIDVLKSKQRSQMMNVHAAERDVELARKQLNEAMVERKTHEKLKEKAFEEFKQELLHEESKEIDELVSYTYHDNGQRS is encoded by the coding sequence ATGGCAAAGTTCAGATACAGAATGCAGAACATTCTTGATATCAAAGAAAAAATGGAAAATCAGGCAAAGACAGCCTATGGTATGGCGAATGCAAAACTTGCGGCAGAACAGCAGAAACTTCAGGATATCCTGATCCGGAGAGCCGGTTATGAATCAAAAGCAAGGGAATTGGTGAGTGGCAGTATTAATGTTTTGGAAATTCGTGAATGCAGGAAGGCGATTGACGTCTTAAAAAGCAAACAGCGCAGCCAGATGATGAATGTACATGCTGCAGAACGTGATGTTGAATTGGCGAGAAAACAGTTGAATGAAGCAATGGTTGAACGCAAGACACATGAAAAACTGAAAGAAAAAGCTTTTGAGGAGTTTAAACAGGAACTTTTACATGAAGAGTCAAAAGAAATAGATGAGCTTGTCAGTTATACCTATCACGATAATGGACAGCGTAGTTAG
- the fliI gene encoding flagellar protein export ATPase FliI, giving the protein MGTFDKYLQLADKTYFNRLGKVTKIVGLTIESVGPNAKLNDLCRIIIDREQNISTMAEVVGFRDKHLLLMPFESVEGIGVGCIVENTGHPLTVKVGEELLGHTLDGIGRPTDVEELLLPYDYPVEALPPDPMARKIIDEVLPLGVKAVDGLITVGKGQRIGIFAGSGVGKSTLLGMFARNTKADINVIALIGERGREVREFVERDLGEEGMKRSVVIVATSDKPALIRNKAAKTATAIAEYFRDQGKDVLLMMDSLTRFSMAQREIGLASGEPPVTRGYPPSVYSEMPKLLERAGTSDKGSITGLYTVLVDGDDMNEPITDTARSILDGHIMLSRKLGQKNHYPAIDVLQSISRVMSSIATSEHKELAGKLRNVMATYNEAEDLINIGAYKNGTNREIDYAIQKNQAVNEFLMQKTDEKFEFNEEIDLLRKLFEN; this is encoded by the coding sequence ATGGGTACATTTGATAAATATCTTCAGCTTGCCGATAAGACGTATTTTAACCGTTTAGGCAAGGTGACAAAGATTGTCGGTCTTACAATTGAATCTGTAGGACCAAATGCAAAACTGAATGATCTGTGCCGTATCATTATCGATCGGGAACAAAATATTTCAACGATGGCTGAAGTGGTCGGGTTCCGTGATAAACATTTACTCCTGATGCCGTTTGAAAGCGTAGAAGGAATTGGTGTTGGATGTATTGTAGAAAATACAGGACATCCTCTGACTGTGAAAGTTGGAGAAGAACTGTTAGGTCATACATTAGATGGAATAGGACGGCCAACCGATGTGGAAGAATTATTACTTCCGTATGATTATCCGGTTGAAGCATTGCCACCAGATCCGATGGCAAGAAAAATTATTGATGAAGTACTACCTTTGGGTGTGAAAGCAGTAGACGGTCTGATTACAGTAGGAAAAGGACAGAGAATCGGTATTTTCGCCGGATCCGGTGTTGGAAAAAGTACATTACTTGGTATGTTTGCGAGAAATACAAAAGCGGATATCAACGTGATTGCATTGATTGGCGAGCGTGGAAGAGAAGTAAGAGAGTTTGTGGAACGCGATCTTGGTGAAGAAGGCATGAAACGCTCCGTGGTTATTGTTGCGACATCCGATAAACCTGCATTGATAAGAAATAAAGCTGCAAAAACAGCAACAGCTATTGCTGAATACTTTAGAGATCAGGGGAAAGATGTGTTGCTGATGATGGATTCACTGACACGATTTTCTATGGCACAGCGGGAGATTGGGTTGGCATCCGGAGAGCCACCGGTAACAAGAGGATATCCACCAAGTGTGTATTCAGAAATGCCTAAACTTCTGGAACGTGCAGGAACTTCGGATAAGGGATCTATTACCGGACTTTACACCGTGCTTGTAGATGGTGATGATATGAATGAACCAATCACAGATACGGCGAGAAGTATTCTGGATGGACATATTATGTTATCCAGAAAATTAGGACAAAAGAATCATTATCCTGCAATTGATGTATTACAGAGTATTTCCCGTGTTATGAGTTCGATTGCTACAAGTGAGCATAAAGAGCTTGCCGGAAAATTAAGAAATGTTATGGCTACTTATAATGAGGCAGAAGACCTGATTAATATCGGGGCATATAAAAATGGAACCAATCGTGAAATTGATTATGCAATTCAAAAAAATCAAGCGGTAAATGAGTTCCTGATGCAAAAGACCGATGAAAAATTTGAATTCAACGAAGAGATTGACCTGCTGCGAAAACTGTTTGAAAACTAA
- a CDS encoding FliH/SctL family protein has product MVKQDRPVGPDGFAEGIITDKTENVIPVEEPEQDMTAVNEKAEQILSQARAQADVLIDDARQEAEAIRDEAKKQGYLEGQNTLEQEYNQKKQQLEQEQQQKKIQLQNSYQEKQKNMEKELVDVILNVFNKVFHIQFDDKKEILLHLINNAIANIEDEKHFRIKVAGDNVSFLEKHKDEILDYVGHDIELEIVPDYTLNENACTIETDAGIFDCGVDVQLDNLMKDIKALCS; this is encoded by the coding sequence ATGGTAAAACAAGACCGGCCTGTAGGACCGGATGGATTTGCGGAGGGGATTATTACTGACAAAACAGAGAATGTAATCCCTGTAGAAGAACCGGAACAGGATATGACTGCTGTGAATGAAAAAGCGGAGCAGATACTTTCGCAGGCAAGAGCACAGGCAGATGTGCTGATTGATGATGCAAGACAGGAAGCGGAAGCTATCCGTGATGAAGCAAAAAAACAGGGTTATCTGGAAGGACAGAATACATTAGAACAGGAGTATAACCAGAAAAAACAGCAGTTAGAACAGGAACAACAGCAGAAAAAAATACAGTTGCAGAATTCTTATCAGGAAAAACAAAAAAACATGGAAAAAGAACTGGTAGATGTGATATTAAATGTTTTTAATAAGGTTTTTCATATCCAGTTTGATGATAAGAAAGAGATCCTGCTTCATCTGATCAATAATGCTATCGCAAATATCGAAGATGAAAAGCATTTCCGGATTAAGGTTGCAGGAGACAATGTGTCATTTTTAGAAAAGCATAAAGATGAAATATTAGATTATGTCGGACATGACATAGAACTTGAAATTGTTCCTGATTATACACTGAATGAAAATGCGTGCACCATAGAGACTGACGCAGGAATATTTGACTGTGGTGTAGACGTACAGCTTGATAATCTGATGAAGGATATCAAAGCATTATGCTCATAG
- the fliG gene encoding flagellar motor switch protein FliG, with product MATNTQDYTGIQKAAILLIALGPERSADIFKHLKEDEIEELTLEIANTRSVSPQVKEDVLNEFYQICLAQQYIAEGGIGYAKELLDKALGEDRAKEVITKLTASLQVRPFEFVRKTDPSQLLNFIQDEHPQTIAMILSYLTSAQAALVIGALPPEKQADVAKRIAMMDRTSPDVIKEVERVLEKKLSSLVNQDYTIVGGVDAIVNILNTVDRTTEKHIMESLEIEEPELADEIRKKMFVFEDILLLDDRAIQRVLRDVDNADLGVALKAANEEVQNVIFKNLSKRLAAMIKEDMEFMGPVRMKDVEEAQQKVVSVIRKLEDSGEIVISRGGGDEIVV from the coding sequence ATGGCAACGAACACACAAGATTATACTGGAATACAAAAGGCAGCAATCCTTTTGATTGCTTTGGGACCGGAGCGGTCTGCAGATATCTTTAAGCATTTAAAAGAAGATGAAATTGAAGAACTGACACTTGAGATCGCGAACACCAGAAGTGTTTCACCACAGGTTAAGGAAGATGTTTTAAATGAATTTTATCAGATCTGTTTGGCACAGCAGTATATTGCAGAAGGCGGTATTGGATATGCAAAAGAGCTGCTGGATAAGGCTCTTGGTGAGGACAGGGCAAAGGAAGTTATCACAAAACTTACAGCGTCCCTGCAGGTACGTCCATTTGAATTTGTTCGAAAAACAGATCCAAGCCAGTTATTGAACTTTATTCAGGATGAACATCCACAGACAATCGCAATGATTTTGTCGTATCTGACATCAGCCCAGGCTGCACTTGTGATTGGAGCACTTCCGCCGGAAAAACAGGCAGATGTTGCAAAACGTATTGCAATGATGGATCGTACATCTCCGGATGTGATCAAAGAGGTAGAGCGTGTGCTGGAAAAGAAACTTTCTTCCCTTGTCAACCAGGATTACACCATTGTTGGCGGTGTGGATGCCATCGTAAACATTTTAAATACGGTAGACCGTACGACAGAAAAACATATTATGGAGTCTTTGGAGATCGAAGAACCGGAACTGGCAGACGAGATCCGCAAGAAGATGTTTGTATTCGAGGATATTTTGCTGCTTGATGACCGTGCAATCCAGAGAGTGCTTCGTGATGTCGATAATGCTGACCTTGGAGTTGCCTTAAAGGCTGCAAACGAAGAAGTACAGAACGTTATCTTTAAGAATCTTTCAAAACGACTGGCTGCAATGATCAAAGAGGATATGGAGTTTATGGGACCTGTCCGTATGAAAGATGTTGAGGAGGCTCAGCAGAAAGTTGTCAGTGTCATTCGTAAATTAGAGGATTCTGGAGAGATTGTAATCTCCAGAGGCGGAGGTGACGAGATCGTTGTCTAA
- the fliF gene encoding flagellar basal-body MS-ring/collar protein FliF produces the protein MESDNMPEQVQNILNKITEWWKKFNTKQKALLISIVAVIIVALAILAAVVSKPNMVTLHECQTTAEAGTVKDLLDGESISYQMSQDGLIFYVDAKDEAAASILLGKNDIPSQGASIDNVFDGGFSSTEADKTKKYKVYLQKYFAEQLETLSNVESASVTLDIPNDDGTILAKDQDSYAAVILTLNGDMDEDQAAGLAKYIATQLGNKNTDNIQILDSNSNVLFSGDSSDTNVGTANSQLSVKSKAENLVKSKVKDVMVGSSLFDHVEVAPELVMDFDTSEEATHEYYAPDGQTNGMVGSKSEYESESEGGAAATPGTDSNDDTSYVIEDNNYTHSTVTDTTTNYQNNEKVTKKSSNGGTVNYADSSVSLVATKYRIYDEDTLRASGALDNMTFDEYVAANSDPTPITVDQEYITMISNATGIPTDKITIIAQEEPVFQYSSGGRSASDYLQIVLVVLILLLLGYVVFRSTRKEKVAEIEPELSVESLLESTKESQEEMQDIGYNEKSETRILIEKFVEDNPEAAASLLRNWLNEEWE, from the coding sequence ATGGAGTCAGATAACATGCCGGAACAGGTGCAAAATATATTAAATAAGATTACAGAATGGTGGAAAAAGTTTAATACAAAGCAGAAAGCGTTATTGATCAGCATTGTCGCAGTGATCATTGTTGCGCTGGCAATACTGGCAGCGGTTGTCAGTAAACCCAATATGGTTACACTGCACGAGTGTCAGACAACAGCAGAGGCAGGTACAGTGAAGGATCTTCTGGATGGCGAGAGCATTTCTTATCAGATGTCTCAGGATGGACTGATCTTTTATGTAGATGCAAAAGATGAGGCGGCTGCTTCGATTCTGCTCGGAAAAAATGATATACCGAGCCAGGGCGCATCCATTGATAATGTTTTTGATGGTGGATTCAGTTCGACAGAGGCAGACAAGACAAAGAAATACAAAGTTTATCTGCAGAAATATTTTGCTGAACAGTTGGAAACCCTGTCAAATGTTGAAAGTGCTTCTGTAACACTCGATATTCCAAATGATGATGGAACAATTCTTGCAAAAGATCAGGATTCCTATGCAGCAGTGATTCTTACTTTAAACGGAGATATGGATGAGGATCAGGCAGCAGGTCTTGCAAAATACATAGCAACACAGCTTGGAAATAAAAATACAGATAATATTCAGATTTTAGATTCTAATTCGAATGTCTTATTCTCAGGAGACTCTTCTGATACCAATGTGGGAACTGCAAACAGCCAGCTCTCTGTAAAATCAAAAGCAGAAAACCTGGTAAAGAGTAAAGTGAAAGATGTTATGGTGGGTTCTTCTTTGTTTGACCATGTGGAAGTGGCACCGGAACTTGTGATGGATTTCGATACGTCAGAAGAAGCAACGCATGAATATTATGCACCGGACGGACAGACGAATGGTATGGTTGGCAGTAAGAGTGAATACGAATCAGAATCAGAAGGTGGTGCAGCTGCAACACCTGGAACAGATTCGAATGATGATACGTCTTATGTGATTGAAGATAACAATTACACACACAGTACTGTTACAGATACAACCACAAACTACCAGAACAATGAAAAGGTAACGAAAAAGTCATCAAATGGCGGAACTGTTAATTATGCAGACTCTTCCGTTTCTCTGGTAGCAACGAAATACCGCATTTACGATGAAGATACATTGCGTGCATCCGGAGCACTCGATAACATGACATTTGATGAGTATGTTGCAGCAAACAGTGATCCGACACCGATTACGGTTGATCAGGAATATATCACGATGATTTCAAATGCAACAGGAATCCCAACAGACAAGATTACCATCATTGCACAGGAAGAACCGGTTTTCCAGTATTCTTCCGGTGGAAGAAGTGCTTCTGATTATTTGCAGATCGTACTTGTAGTATTGATCCTTCTTCTTTTAGGCTATGTGGTGTTCCGCAGTACCAGAAAAGAGAAAGTGGCAGAGATCGAACCGGAGCTTTCTGTTGAAAGCCTGCTTGAGTCAACAAAAGAAAGCCAGGAAGAAATGCAGGATATTGGATATAATGAGAAGTCTGAGACACGTATCCTGATTGAAAAATTTGTGGAAGACAATCCAGAAGCGGCAGCATCATTATTGCGCAACTGGCTGAACGAGGAGTGGGAATAA
- the fliE gene encoding flagellar hook-basal body complex protein FliE, with product MDITSLTGITSDYIEKVAEQNRLVNTSDDSFQSVLDSAMNVLSETSDLQNDAEAAQIEFALGKADNPHDMQIAAKKALTALQYTTAVRDKMLDAYKEIMNMQI from the coding sequence ATGGATATTACTTCATTAACAGGGATCACATCAGATTATATTGAAAAGGTGGCGGAACAGAACAGACTTGTAAATACTTCGGATGACAGCTTTCAGTCGGTGCTTGATTCGGCGATGAATGTATTGTCAGAAACGAGCGATTTACAGAATGATGCAGAAGCGGCCCAGATAGAATTTGCCCTTGGAAAGGCAGATAATCCGCATGATATGCAGATTGCGGCAAAGAAAGCACTTACAGCACTTCAGTATACAACAGCGGTAAGGGATAAAATGCTGGATGCATATAAAGAAATCATGAATATGCAAATTTAA